Proteins found in one Balaenoptera musculus isolate JJ_BM4_2016_0621 chromosome 4, mBalMus1.pri.v3, whole genome shotgun sequence genomic segment:
- the FAM43A gene encoding protein FAM43A produces MLPWKKHKFELLAEAPPRQASKPKGYAVSLHYSALSSLARACPEGALSRVGSMFRSKRKKLHITSEDPTYTVLYLGNATTIQARGDGCTDLAVGKIWSKSEAGRQGTKMKLTVSAQGIRMVHAEERALRRPGHLYLLHRVTYCVADARLPKVFAWVYRHELKHKAVMLRCHAVLVSKPEKAQAMALLLYQTSANALAEFKRLKRRDDARHQQQELVGAHTIPLVPLRKLLLHGPCCYKPPVERSRSAPKLGSITEDLLGEQQEQELQEEERGLHTEGCPEEEEEEEEEEEEDRAGEGDPAEQEAEAQRALVVAMHFECGDLLDTLESGREEALGGGGVSPGPEAVSPSLLLGSTSDMKAELSQLINDLGELSFGNDVRSLQADLRVTRLLSGESTGSESSIEGGAPEPTTTTAGDQSDPADCASSDEPHSG; encoded by the coding sequence ATGCTGCCGTGGAAGAAGCACAAGTTCGAGCTGCTGGCCGAGGCGCCGCCACGGCAGGCGTCCAAACCCAAGGGCTACGCGGTGAGCCTGCACTACTCGGCGCTCAGCTCTCTGGCGCGGGCGTGCCCCGAAGGCGCGCTCAGCCGGGTGGGCAGCATGTTCCGCTCCAAGCGCAAGAAGCTGCACATCACCAGCGAGGACCCAACTTACACCGTGCTCTACCTGGGCAATGCCACCACCATCCAGGCGCGCGGCGACGGCTGCACCGACCTAGCGGTGGGCAAGATCTGGAGCAAGAGCGAGGCGGGCCGTCAGGGCACCAAGATGAAGCTGACTGTGAGTGCGCAGGGCATCCGCATGGTGCACGCCGAGGAGCGTGCGCTGCGCCGCCCGGGCCACCTCTACCTGCTGCACCGCGTTACCTACTGCGTGGCGGACGCGCGACTGCCCAAGGTCTTCGCCTGGGTGTACCGGCACGAGCTCAAGCACAAGGCGGTAATGCTGCGCTGCCACGCGGTGCTGGTGTCCAAGCCCGAGAAGGCGCAGGCCATGGCCCTGCTGCTTTACCAGACGTCAGCCAACGCTCTGGCGGAATTTAAACGGCTCAAGCGGCGGGACGATGCGCGTCACCAACAGCAGGAGCTGGTGGGCGCGCACACCATCCCGCTAGTGCCTCTGCGCAAGCTGCTCCTGCACGGACCCTGCTGCTACAAGCCGCCGGTGGAGCGCAGCCGCAGCGCGCCCAAGCTCGGCTCCATCACCGAGGATCTGCTCGGCGAACAGCAGGAGCAGGAGctgcaggaggaagagagagggttgCACACGGAGGGCTgcccggaggaggaggaggaggaggaggaggaggaggaggaggaccgaGCCGGGGAGGGAGACCCGGCAGAGCAAGAGGCCGAGGCGCAGCGGGCGCTGGTGGTGGCCATGCACTTCGAATGCGGGGACTTGCTGGACACGCTGGAGAGTGGCCGCGAAGAGGCGCTGGGGGGCGGCGGGGTCTCGCCGGGTCCTGAGGCTGTGTCGCCGTCTCTGCTGCTGGGCAGCACCTCCGACATGAAGGCCGAGCTGTCCCAGCTTATTAATGATCTGGGAGAGCTCAGCTTCGGCAACGACGTACGCAGCCTGCAGGCCGACTTGCGGGTGACGCGCCTACTGTCGGGTGAGAGCACGGGTAGCGAGAGCTCCATCGAAGGAGGGGCCCCGGAACCCACCACTACCACCGCCGGGGACCAGTCCGACCCCGCCGACTGCGCCAGCTCAGACGAGCCCCACTCGGGCTGA